In the genome of Lactuca sativa cultivar Salinas chromosome 3, Lsat_Salinas_v11, whole genome shotgun sequence, the window TCTATGGTGATTTCTTAATCCTTTATAGGAAACCAGTCTTTATTCATTTAACCTCTTGATTGAAGTTCGTAAGTTTCAATATTTCATCCCCGTAGATCACATGTTCATCATTCCTCATCGGTTCCTCTATTTCCATTTGAAGTCCATCAACAAGAAGATGAGATGTATCAAGGTTCCTCTATAACGTTTATGTATTTTTTCATATTTGTTAGCCAAGTTTTTGtttcaagggtattttggtcattttacttattgtttttgtttgtttttatagGTCTGGAACTACTCGAGGGAACCCCAAGTTTTAGCATAATCGACATAATCTCATATACCTTGAGGATTGTGGAGGCTTTCAATGAAAGCTTGCTTATAAGGCATTTCATTAACATTAAATGCATGTTTAGCCTTTTTTGGTGCTCGAAATAGATAAGTAAAGGATTTGATTATGCATGGAGGAATGGTATGGGTCAAACAAACAAATTCAAGAAAACGAACTTGTGTGGGTCAAAAAAGTATTTCTTCGAGTTACTACACGAGAACAAAATATATGGACTTGGAGACAAAATTTGTTgataatggaaaaactgaaacgAGCAATTCAACAACTTAATATCATTTTTAGATGAGATGTGTTAAGTGAAAAGACAATACAAGTGCAATCatatcttattaatttaataatattttataaatttttgatttttcattacACTATTTTCAATTatcaatattgtttttttttacaaTCCGTGGTTTTCACGGATtgtaacctagtatatatatatatatatatatatatatatatatatatatatatatatatatatatatatatatatatatatatatatatagagagagagagagagagagagagagagagagagagagagaaagagagagatgttcaaatgtttttgacaacTATTGCGTGCATGAATGTACCAAtagaaatttagaaaaaaaaaataattaaataaattatttaagggtattatagtaatctttgcatatttaattatggtagataattaatatatttattatccACATATCAAAGTCAAACCGGGTAGAAATTGGAAGGCAACGAAGACGGCTATTCTTTTTTTAACCTAGTCAAAAACCTATTAATACGCATCTTTCTATTCAGTCGCATCATAACCTATTTTTCTTCCTCCGTCTTCTTTGTTTGTTCCCCTCGTCGACTGCATATCCACCCCCATCTTGGACCCAAAAAGGCATCAATGGTGTCGCCAGACTCCCGGTCTCCACCTCCATGCCGATTTCATCCTTGATTCAGTTCTGGTTGGTTTGTCGTTCATGGAAACTGTTGTCAATCGACGCTTAATTATGTTCTCCGTCAAAGTGTGCGACGACGAACGCAAGGGGGATCAGTCCAAACACCGAAGTATTGATGAATTGAACACCAAAGTATTGAAGGTATGTATTCGTGTTCCTGTTTATTTCATAAGGATAAATATTTTATCAAGCGACTCTCCTTTATTGAATTAAGGAAGATTGTTGTGTTTAGTGATTTTGTACACATGAATTAAGTTTTCATAAGATGTTTGTGATTAAAATTCATACATACGATAAAATATTTCTTCTTTTTACATGATTATCAAATACGTATTACCTCCACTAAtggtttatttattgtttttatattgttgattgtttttcatttttaatcgCAAGTTTATTGTTTACCTTTTTTATATATCTAATTTAATAGCAATTTGTATATAGCAATGAATTGGGATCTCCATAATAAGTCATGTTTATGATGTATTTGGTTataaataatgattttttttcttgCTGTCCTATCTCGTTTCTTCATTCACATGTTTAAGCCTTTTTCTTAATGGGAACAAATGGAAAGTTTGGTATTCTACCAATACAAATTATAATGAATATTATTTTAAACCTGCAAATTCTTATAGAATGAGAAAAcacaatattcttttagaataaggTTAGTAACACTCAACAATTTGATGCCTATTAATCTAACAAAATTAGATTTAAATCTCCTTATTTGTCAAGATAGGAAAAGTAAAAACATTTTGTGATGTATTTTTTTTGTcatataaaagaaaataatatgatttaagtGTATTCTGTGATGTATTCTGCCAgaatttatttgtgtattattttggttcaatttgtgattttgaattcCAATTTCTAGTGTCCCTCGTTATTGTGTATTTGGAATCTAAAATTATATTAGCAGTAAATACGATATTTTtgaatgtattctatgtattctgtcATAATATATTCTACCAAAATAAAATctatgtattctgtcagaatctATTTtatgtattctaccagaatatataaagtgatagATAATTGCAAGCAACATGTTTTTAACCATtgttagtttttgttgtatttgtgataggaataGCTGGAAGAATGTGTTGAAGACCTAATAGAAATAACTTAAAGAAtaaataaagtttgatcatactcacattttaataatgttattttttaagaattttattcatttttgttgatatttttttagaatatgtataattatattaaaatgtataagacttttTGTCtataagaatatatatgaatttgtatttaagttcggatgtataagaatatattagaatgatGTTATTTTTGAACCTCGgattcaagaattttgttattcttcaataatCTTCTAATataataaaattctgaaagaacatcattctaacaaaaaaaatattctaacagaataaaatcggttatgcttacaaattacgttagaattaaaattgaattaagcCGAAATAACAAGGAGTGTTTTTTGTCCATTTTTAGTGCCGTCCTTTTTTTGTTCAATTTAGTAGGGTAAAACCTAAAGAAATTTGTTATAAGGACTGAATATGTAAAATAACAACAAaaacttattttgcaacaaaaaaaagattaagaattaaatgtgtacaaattgaaagctatattaccctattaagtcatcgTTCCCAACTTAATATAGTGTAATCGGTTAAAAactgaatgtgtacaaaaaaaaacaaattaaatggttaaatataaacaaaaaataatcaataattaaatgtatacaaaaagaaaaatatcttTCGAACCGATCCTTCACACAACCAACAACACGGCTATTCCAAGCAACTAGagtaaaatatttttttcatcAAGTCTAATGCGACTAAAGTAGCTTTGTAGGTGATCATAGATGTTTGAATAAAATGTTATCAAACACAAGACTTGTTTTCTTTTTTAGATTTAACAAACCGATACTCTTGAATTCCAATATTTATCAATCTTTAACAATGTTTATCAATTTTAATGTGAGAGGAGTTGGATGAAAAAAAAAAGGCAAATAAGTAAACGGTTAGTTTTTTAATACATTAAGCCAGGTTTTCaggcttaattcattaagtcattCTGTTCGGATCAAGTCAAAAGGAAACAAACATGCCCATAAAGCTTATTACGTAAAAGGAAACATCCCCTAACTATTATATTCAGAGAGAGTGAAAGGTAGGGGTTGAAAAAATGTAGATTCTGTATATGATTCATTATTACATAATCTAAACCTGTTGAGATAGGAGGACAAGGAGGCCCTGAGGGCCAACTAATATTTCATTAAGGAAACTGATCAATCCAAACCAAACCACGGGAGTTACATCAACTCCACCAAGGGGAGGAATCACCTTGCGTGTGACTGTCAAAATCGGCTCTGTAGGGGCGTATGCTACTACATACGGGAATTTCTCAACAGGAAGCTTTGGATACCATGACATGACAATTCTTACAATGAACAGGAATGAAAATGCTGATAGTAAAGGCCCCAATATGGGTATTGCCAACTTAGCTGTTCCCGGATCCAGATCCATTAAAACCAACCTTTGCATGTACTCTGGTATCAAGTCCGATGCATCTCTTCTGTTTAGAGCAATGGCTCAGGttacaaacaaatatatatatatatatatatatatatatatatatatatatatatatatatatatatatatccacctAAATTGACGATAAAAATAAAGCAAAATACAAAAAAGCATTTGTATTTTCACCAATATATTGATTTAGTTACTTAACGATCTTTCTTTAGTGATTAATCCATTATACTTTCGTTGTCTgtttaaaagaaaggaaaaatgacCAACAATAACGCTTTATTTGCTCTTTTAAGTCACCAAAATTCTAATTGTATCCAAATGACCAACAATCTTTTATCAGTTTAGCTACTAGACTATTAATTTTATCGATGTAGCGTCTAAACTATTACGTAGTATATTCCTCTTGATTTAGCCCTTGAACTATAATTTTTATATCTTACCCTTTTTCCAAAACGGGTACCAGgaagatttgtttttttttaacagTAAAAAATGTTTGATGGTTTGATATGTACAGAAAATAATTATGTGGCTTAATTGATAATGTAGTAAAAGTTCAAGTGATTTTCTCTATTTTACCCATAAAAGTACTCCCTCCATACAAGATTTACATTAATTCCATAACATCAAAGCTAAAGCTAAGATTGTCGCTATTTGTAGTAATtgaagggtattttagacatttaatTAATAGTCAAAAATTTCATCTGgaatatgtatatgtgtatggtTTAACTTCCAAGTTCTGAAATTCCACAGGATGGAGGGAGTAATAATTAAAAGTAAAAAAGAAGGGGGAAAGGAAGGTTTACATACATGGGATCTGTCAAGTTGATTGAAGCTGATAAGGGAATATCAATGCTAGGAACTGCAACTTCTAAAAGGCAACATGCTCGATATCTTTGGACTTGCTGATTTGGTTTTCTTTTTGTTGGGCATACGGATTTCTGAAACACAAGAGAGAAAACATGAGTGTTTCGACTTTCAAATGTAAAGATCTCATAAGAGTTCTTCACATTAATCACTAAATTGAAATGGGCATAGAACACGAGGAAACTTCTCAGAAACATGTAAGAAGCTAATATATGCTAATGACTTGAACTTGAACTTCAACTATGTCAACTACATGTAAATTATGAATCTCATACAGTATTTGATTGatctatatgaaaaaaaaaacaaatataaaagtggttttctGTTCAATACTGAATAATAAACATCCCTTTTATGCAACATGTCCATTTCTCTTGTGGTTCGATTACGCAAAGCCATGATTTCCACAAGCGACGAATTAACCTAACAGTTTCATGTTCCCTTAAGGCTCTCACCTAGTCAATTATATTTGACAAATTTTAGTAACGAATTGGACTAATGGATCCATTCTAGTATATATGAACACGCATAAACGAAGAGAAATCTGCATTTGGACATTTATTCAACATGAAAAAAGGGAAACGATCAAAGCAGAATTAAACGAACAGATATACAAGAGCATTTGCTGCCTAGTAAAAGAAAGATGAGACGGAGAATTAGCTTACAGGAACGAATAAATTTGATCCGCCTGAGGTCGAAATTAGGTGTAGTGGTGCTGCATAACCTGCAAAATTGCAAGGAGAAAAGAAAACAGCAGATCATGAGTCGATATGTTAATCAAAAGATGAATTTGCCCAAACAATGCTTGAATTTAGACATATGTAGGTAAAACGCGAGCCCTAGCTACTGAATTAAGTATAAAAACTGTACATTTGCTCTGAATTGaacaagatgcagccattgaAGCTAAATTGGGAAGAAGGTATGATAGAacttccttctagaaatagaagagAAGGTTATCCTGGTTTTGAACGGTCTAGTCCGTCCGGGATTTTACATGAACCGAACAAAGAATtgtgataaaagaaaaaaagtaaTTTAGGCATGTTTTCAACTTTTCATCCACTAATATAGCCTGTGAAGTTGACAGCACGTATAATTACCTAAATACCCTCGATTCTTTAGGTAATGCTTTTTTACGTATAGAAACATGGATACCCCTATATTTTTTGCCATGTAGAAGCCATATAAATAAGAGTTACATAAATGATAAACCCTTTGAAACATACAAAAACTTTCTATGTAATTTAGGTATATTGTATTTAAGAATCATTATTTGGGGAAAATTGTGGTTATTGGCATGGAATGATTAGGCAATGATTAACTGAACATAATGGAAACGTGTTGCAATTTTGGAGTACAAGACTACTCTTTTTGAAAGAGAGTTAGTTCACTTAAATGATGGAAACATTAATAAGAAGAGGGAAACATTAATTCCACtaaccctcgacctcaaagagggaggGCACTACATGATGCTATTTGTTGTTCATCGACC includes:
- the LOC111884393 gene encoding protein COFACTOR ASSEMBLY OF COMPLEX C SUBUNIT B CCB3, chloroplastic isoform X2 — encoded protein: MAASCSIQSKCYAAPLHLISTSGGSNLFVPKSVCPTKRKPNQQVQRYRACCLLEVAVPSIDIPLSASINLTDPIDASDLIPEYMQRLVLMDLDPGTAKLAIPILGPLLSAFSFLFIVRIVMSWYPKLPVEKFPYVVAYAPTEPILTVTRKVIPPLGGVDVTPVVWFGLISFLNEILVGPQGLLVLLSQQV
- the LOC111884393 gene encoding protein COFACTOR ASSEMBLY OF COMPLEX C SUBUNIT B CCB3, chloroplastic isoform X1; this encodes MAASCSIQSKCYAAPLHLISTSGGSNLFVPKSVCPTKRKPNQQVQRYRACCLLEVAVPSIDIPLSASINLTDPIRDASDLIPEYMQRLVLMDLDPGTAKLAIPILGPLLSAFSFLFIVRIVMSWYPKLPVEKFPYVVAYAPTEPILTVTRKVIPPLGGVDVTPVVWFGLISFLNEILVGPQGLLVLLSQQV